One genomic region from uncultured Tateyamaria sp. encodes:
- a CDS encoding TRAP transporter small permease, translating to MSDALHRPQLQSMSVVLDGIALLCKILTGTALVVLTVIFGWLVFGRYVLNATPTWVEQVALLLVMLIAFLGAAVGVHENTHLSVSILRSSVSKPVRFILLGVSDLAMAGFGGLMLWYGWQLTLFKWGSLIPLLQVPEGLRSLPLTIGGGLILLFSAGHLIRLFLGADERADSIE from the coding sequence ATGAGTGACGCATTGCACAGGCCGCAGTTGCAGAGCATGTCTGTTGTGCTGGATGGAATTGCCCTTCTTTGCAAGATTCTGACGGGAACTGCACTTGTTGTGCTGACGGTCATTTTCGGCTGGTTGGTCTTTGGTCGCTATGTCCTGAACGCGACCCCCACATGGGTGGAACAGGTCGCGTTGCTTCTTGTTATGCTGATCGCATTTCTGGGGGCGGCGGTTGGTGTGCATGAGAATACGCATCTGTCGGTCTCCATCTTGCGCAGTTCAGTTTCCAAACCTGTTCGGTTCATTCTGCTGGGTGTCTCTGACCTTGCCATGGCGGGCTTTGGCGGACTGATGTTGTGGTATGGATGGCAACTGACCCTGTTCAAATGGGGATCCCTTATCCCGCTGCTCCAGGTTCCCGAAGGCCTGCGATCCTTGCCACTTACCATTGGCGGAGGATTGATCCTGCTTTTTTCGGCTGGTCATCTCATCCGCCTGTTCCTGGGTGCGGATGAACGCGCCGACAGCATCGAATAG
- a CDS encoding TRAP transporter large permease yields MGIAVLLGAFAFCVVIGTPVAFALGISAIVAFWFEGLPLMIGFQRIVSGINVFALMAIPFFIFAGELMFHGGIAMRLVRFAQAAVGAVRGGLGIVNVFSSMLFGGISGSAIADISALGSILVPVMKEKGYDADYAVNVTVTSSIAGIIIPPSHNMIIFAIAAGGGISISKLFLAGVVPGILMCICLAAAAYLVAVKRGYSAEKFPGWTALMMAFLGAIPGLLTAVIIVGGVLSGVFTVTESGAFGAIYAFLVTLLVYRSITLDKFKTAVISSVRTTAMVMILIACAGAFAYMLTFYRVPAKTVDLLTGLTENPILILLMINLVLLILGMIMDMAALILICTPIFLPVANSLGIDPLQFGMILLVNLGLGLCTPPVGSCLFVGCAVGKLPMEKAVRTIWPFYIAILVALMLITFVPAISLTLPSLVGG; encoded by the coding sequence ATGGGAATCGCAGTTCTTCTGGGCGCTTTCGCCTTTTGTGTCGTGATCGGCACCCCGGTCGCCTTTGCTCTCGGTATCTCCGCAATCGTCGCGTTCTGGTTCGAAGGGCTGCCGCTGATGATCGGCTTTCAGCGGATCGTGTCGGGCATCAACGTCTTTGCCCTGATGGCGATCCCTTTCTTTATTTTCGCGGGCGAGCTGATGTTCCATGGCGGCATCGCCATGCGGCTTGTCCGCTTTGCCCAGGCAGCGGTGGGCGCTGTGCGCGGCGGTCTGGGGATCGTGAACGTGTTTTCGTCGATGCTGTTTGGCGGCATTTCCGGATCGGCCATTGCCGACATTTCTGCTCTCGGGTCGATCCTTGTGCCGGTCATGAAGGAAAAGGGCTACGATGCGGACTATGCTGTCAATGTCACCGTGACCTCGTCCATTGCCGGTATCATCATCCCGCCCAGCCACAACATGATCATCTTTGCCATCGCGGCAGGAGGCGGTATCTCGATTTCGAAACTGTTTCTGGCAGGCGTCGTGCCGGGCATTCTGATGTGCATCTGCCTTGCGGCAGCTGCGTATCTCGTCGCGGTCAAACGGGGTTACAGCGCAGAAAAGTTCCCCGGCTGGACGGCCCTGATGATGGCATTCCTTGGGGCAATCCCGGGCTTGCTGACGGCGGTCATCATTGTGGGTGGCGTGCTGTCTGGCGTGTTCACGGTGACCGAATCCGGTGCGTTCGGCGCCATCTATGCCTTTCTGGTGACGCTTCTGGTCTATCGATCCATCACGTTGGACAAGTTCAAGACGGCGGTCATTTCTTCGGTGCGTACCACCGCCATGGTCATGATCCTGATCGCGTGCGCAGGGGCGTTTGCATACATGCTGACCTTCTATCGGGTCCCTGCCAAGACCGTTGATCTTTTGACCGGCCTCACGGAAAACCCGATCCTTATCTTGCTGATGATCAACCTGGTTTTGCTGATCCTTGGGATGATCATGGACATGGCGGCGCTGATCCTGATCTGTACGCCGATCTTTCTGCCGGTCGCAAACAGCCTTGGCATTGATCCGCTGCAATTCGGGATGATCCTGTTGGTCAATCTGGGTCTTGGGTTGTGCACGCCGCCTGTCGGGTCCTGCCTTTTTGTTGGATGTGCTGTCGGCAAGCTGCCGATGGAAAAGGCGGTGCGGACGATCTGGCCGTTCTACATCGCAATTCTT